The proteins below come from a single Miscanthus floridulus cultivar M001 chromosome 1, ASM1932011v1, whole genome shotgun sequence genomic window:
- the LOC136470452 gene encoding vegetative cell wall protein gp1-like, giving the protein MWRLCTLAACSVPTPAAPPLPASAARAAPPRRRAHAGEPPPPRAPAPEQPPARPRGSPARPRRRDRAPEHPDARSAAPPASPRHRVPPPPSTPQPGRAAPRRAHAGATPPPSTPSPAARLPGAPPPPRTPQPRRPAARLPGAPTPASPRQSTPPPPSTPSPAARLPGAPTPASPRHRAPPTPEYPPARPRRRRQRCPPPPSARAATAGARGCPPLHAPAPCAPALAAGLEEGGGSSKQDLSEVTRRSPIVFVGVAGLPTLRRLATASTRHCLDSPLPR; this is encoded by the exons atgtggaggctgtg TACCCTAGCCGCCTGCTCTGTCCCGACGCCCGCCGCGCCTCCCCTGCCGGCCAGCGCCGCCCGCGCCGCTCCGCCGCGccggcgcgcccacgccggcgagcccccgcccccgcgcgcccccgcccccgagcagcccccagcccggccgcgcggctccccagcgcgcccacgccggcgagaCCGCGCCCCCGAGCACCCCGACGCCCGCTCCGCCGCGCCACCGGCGAGCCCCCGCCACCGCGTGCCCCCTCCCCCGAGCACCCCCCAGCCCGGCCGCGCGGCTCCccggcgcgcccacgccggcgCGACCCCGCCCCCGAGCACCCCCAGCCCCGCCGCGCGGCTTCCCGGCGCGCCCCCGCCCCCGAGGACcccccagccgcgccgcccggccgcgcggctccccggcgcgcccacgccggcgagcCCCCGCCAGAGCACGCCCCCGCCCCCGAGCACCCCCAGCCCAGCCGCGCGGCTCCccggcgcgcccacgccggcgagcCCCCGCCACCGCGCGCCCCCCACCCCCGAGTACCCCCCAgcccggccgcgccgccgccgtcagcgctgcccgccgccgccgtccgcgcgtGCTGCCACCGCCGGCGCGCGCGGCTGTCCTCCCCTGCACGCGCCGGCCCCGTGCGCCCCTGCTCTTGCCGCCGgcttggaagaaggaggaggaagcagca AGCAGGACCTATCGGAGGTGACCCGGAGGTCCCCGATCGTTTTTGTCGGCGTCGCGGGTCTGCCTACActacgtcgcctcgccactgcgtcaACTCGCCACTGCctcgactcgccactgcctcgctag
- the LOC136470443 gene encoding uncharacterized protein has product MEDREWMYTLRRDEHDYDLLFIVKVEEFLQHAFGESAGGHSLVVCPCSGCDNRRRKDRLTMGKHIVKFGFTPGYHRWIHHGEADRIREEVVRPRLEAFDDDAGVADMLDDTHQAQFAEGRDKKEMEAAADAFYLMLDSAQRPLHDHTNVSQLDAIGRVMGLKAELNLSREGFDKLVAVWSDMLPKTHIMPKNLYESEKLLLALKMPYDKIHVCPKGCVLFRKEHADAKYCPKCKSSRYMEVDSGDGQRRQLKIPMRVLRHLPFLPRLQRLFMTEESAKQMTWHKNGTRYNPEKMVHPSDADAWKYFNLQHPLKAEEARNVRVALATDGFNPYGMMAAPYTCWPVFVIPLNLPPGVSFQRHTVFLSLIIPGHPGSNMGVFMEPVIDELIDAWVKGVWTYDRATKTSFKMHVWYHYSLHDFLAYGLMCAWCVQGKFPCPICKEAVRFIWLKKGGKYSSFDKHRQFLPLDHPFREDVKSFTKGVKAMDPRPHLRTGAEVRAQIDALMPNEDGGDRTKMVGNRSPR; this is encoded by the exons atggaggaccgtgagtggatgtacacgctccggagagacgagcacgattacgacttgctgtttatagtcaaggtcgaagaattcttacagcatgcatttggtgagagtgccggaggccattctctagtggtttgtccgtgcagcggttgtgacaacagaagaaggaaagataggttaaccatgggtaaacatattgtgaagtttggatttactccgggctaccaccggtggatccaccatggtgaagccgatcgtatcagggaggaggtggtgagaccacggctcgaggctttcgatgatgatgccggggtagcagacatgctggatgacacgcaccaagctcagttcgctgaaggacgtgacaagaaggagatggaggctgccgcagatgccttctacctgatgttggactcggcacagagacCCCTTCATGATCATACTAATGTTTCTCAGTTGGACGCCATTGGTcgtgtaatggggttgaaggccgagttaaacctaagtcgagaaggcttcgacaagttggtggccgtgtggagcgatatgctaccgaagacacacattatgccaaagaacttgtacgagtcagagaagcttcttcttgcacttaagatgccgtatgacaagatacatgtgtgtccgaaggggtgcgtcctatttaggaaagaacacgcggatgcaaagtactgcccgaagtgtaaatcctccaggtacatggaggtagactcaggcgatggccagaggaggcagcttaagatccccatgagagtcctacgacaccttccgttcctgccgaggctccaacggctattcatgaccgaggaatccgcgaaacagatgacatggcacaaaaacggcacacgatacaatcctgagaagatggtacatccatccgatgctgatgcatggaagtacttcaatttgcagcatcctctcaaagcagaggaggctcgtaatgtacgtgtcgcgctggcaacagatgggttcaatccatatggtatgatggctgcaccatacacatgttggcccgtgttcgtcatccccctgaatctcccccccggtgtctcctttcaacgacataccGTGTTCCTGTCATTGATAatccctggacacccagggagtaatatgggtgtcttcatggagcctgtgatagatgagttgatcgatgcttgggtcaaaggggtgtggacatacgaccgagctacgaagactagcttcaaaatgcacgtctggtaccactactccctgcacgacttcctggcgtacgggttaatgtgcgcctggtgtgttcaggggaagttcccatgcccaatatgcaaggaagctgtgaggttcatatggttgaagaagggtggcaagtattcgtcgttcgacaaacatcgtcaattcctccctcttgaccatccattcagagaagacgtcaagagctttacgaaaggtgtcaaagcgatggaccctagaccgcacttgaggactggggcggaggttcgtgctcagatagatgctctcatgcccaacgaagatggtg gtgacagaacaaagatggtgggcaaccGTTCACCGAGGTAG